The Ictidomys tridecemlineatus isolate mIctTri1 chromosome 6, mIctTri1.hap1, whole genome shotgun sequence genome includes a region encoding these proteins:
- the Ccer1 gene encoding coiled-coil domain-containing glutamate-rich protein 1: protein MTQTLYNKEDPLNLGGGWSSSAPLHTWSSCHGRRRGAPIYKRRYRYGPKAEYEPPRKKPKQHYGPGPWFQPPRRPCWAVYSNWGRCGGPWCPPPAGFRKPPYQMHMIRVYGLHPLCPCCCSCWRGPWNPGWARPPGRKKRWGRRGRGLRRHPRRSSPKSPPADASTLLRPVNLYGWRAPGMRAPRNTTQFIMNQIYEDMRQQEKMKRQQEALRVQQAQAEGLASPAGSTGNDAPPSGGEEDLELQETLYSFMQNPSLVFSPAPEEEKQSPNAQLVEEEEEEKIEDEEKIEDEEECDEELCDGKEEEGSEEEEEEEEAENGETEEEVDEEEVDEAEQGEEDEEGMEEEGLEEEEEQREDENHLPLEMPLSILVGEEEERKNFIDYTYLSTEQIIPKVPQEALFTVQDINH from the coding sequence ATGACCCAGACCCTCTACAACAAGGAGGACCCTCTTAATCTGGGCGGCGGCTGGTCATCCTCTGCCCCCTTACACACCTGGTCATCCTGCCATGGAAGGCGCCGAGGCGCTCCGATTTACAAGCGGCGGTACCGCTATGGCCCCAAGGCCGAGTATGAGCCTCCCAGGAAAAAGCCCAAGCAGCACTACGGTCCAGGCCCGTGGTTCCAACCTCCCCGACGGCCCTGCTGGGCCGTGTACTCCAACTGGGGGCGTTGCGGAGGGCCCTGGTGCCCACCTCCCGCAGGATTCCGGAAGCCCCCCTACCAGATGCACATGATCCGGGTGTATGGTCTGCACCCACTCTGCCCTTGCTGCTGCTCTTGCTGGCGTGGGCCCTGGAATCCAGGCTGGGCAAGGCCTCCAGGCAGGAAGAAGCGCTGGGGCCGCAGGGGCCGCGGCCTACGCCGCCACCCTCGCCGCTCCTCCCCAAAGAGCCCGCCGGCCGATGCGAGCACTTTGCTGCGGCCTGTCAACCTGTATGGGTGGCGCGCGCCAGGTATGAGAGCGCCACGGAACACCACCCAGTTCATTATGAACCAGATCTACGAGGACATGCGGCAGCAAGAGAAGATGAAGCGCCAGCAGGAGGCGCTACGAGTGCAGCAAGCCCAGGCTGAAGGCTTGGCGTCCCCGGCCGGCTCCACCGGAAATGACGCGCCCCCTAGCGGCGGTGAGGAGGACTTGGAGCTGCAGGAAACTTTGTATAGCTTCATGCAGAATCCCTCTCTAGTCTTCAGTCCTGCCCCAGAGGAGGAAAAGCAGTCTCCCAACGCGCAGCtggtggaggaagaggaagaggaaaaaattgaGGATGAGGAGAAAATTGAGGATGAGGAGGAGTGTGATGAGGAGCTGTGTgatggaaaggaggaggagggtagtgaagaggaggaagaggaagaggaggcggAGAATGGAGAGACAGAAGAAGAGGTGGATGAGGAGGAGGTGGATGAGGCTGAACAAGGAGAGGAGGATGAAGAGGGAATGGAAgaggagggcctggaggaggaggaagagcagagagaggaTGAAAATCACTTGCCTCTGGAAATGCCTTTGTCAATCCTAgtaggggaagaagaagaaagaaagaattttatagaCTATACTTATTTAAGCACAGAACAGATTATTCCCAAAGTGCCACAGGAAGCTCTCTTCACGGTACAAGACATTAACCACTAG